Below is a genomic region from Candidatus Schneideria nysicola.
TCTTACTTTCTATACGTACTTTACCCATTACTCTTGCATTTTTTTTTCCTTTACACAAAATATAATCATCAAAATTAATAATTTGAGCACGTATAAATCTTTTTTCAAAACTACTATGGATAAGACGAGCTGCTTGTAAAGCAATAGTCCCAATAGGTATAGTCCAAGCACGTACCTCATTATTATTATAAGTAAAAAAAGTACATAATTTTAGTAAAGTATAAATAGATTGAATTAAATAATATAAAGAGGATTTTTTTTGTGAAATCAAAGAAAAAAAATTTAAATTTTCTTTTCTAGACTGAGAATATTCCTGTTCTTTTTCTATACAAATTGGAATGACGATAGATTGAGTAAATTTTTTTATTATATTTAAATACTGATCACTTTTTTTTGTAGAAATTCTCCCTATATTAGCTATATATACAATAGGTTTAAGAGTTAAAAAATTTAGACTTTGAATAAAAAGATTTTCCTCTTTGTTCCATTTTACAGTATTTAATAATATACCTTTATTAAAAAGATACAAACATCTTTCTAAAACTGATAATTTAAAATTATCAAACTTATTAAAATTTTTACTAGTATTTTTTATTTTTAAAATGATTTTTTCACAAAAATCTATATCGGCTAATAAAAGTTCAGTATTAACAATATTAATATCCTCTAATGGATCAATCCTATTATTTACATGAATAATATCTTGATTGTCGAAACATCGGACTACATGACAAATCATGTGATTTTCACGAATTTTTGATAAAAATAGATTACCTAATCCTTGTCCATATGCCGAGCCTTTTATTAAACCAGCTATATCAATAAATTCTATATATGAAAAAAAAATTTTTTTAACTTCTATAATCTTAGAAATCTCATAAGCTCGAGAATCAAATAAGAATATTTTTCCAATATTGGGATGAATAGTACAAAAAGGAAAATTTCCCACTTTTGCATATGAATCTGTTAAAATATTAAAAAGAGTAGATTTACCTACATTTGGTAATCCAATAATCCCACATTTCCATACCATAAAAATATCATTTTTTTATTAGACTAATTTTCACTTTTTTCTTAAAGAGAATAATTATTTTTTTTATTTAATCTTTGCATTGCCTTTTCTATCCCATCTTTGACTAGTATATAAGTACAATTTATAGCTCTATGAATAGCTTCTTCAATTAAAATTTTTTCTGATAATAATGGGGTTCCAAGTACAAAACTAGCAATATTCTTTTTATTTTTTTTATCAGGACGACCTATACCAATTCTTAAACGATAAAAATTCATTTCATATCCTAAATATTGAATAATACTTTTCAATCCATTATGTCCTCCATGACTCCCTCCTAATTGTAATTTAACAATACCTGGTAATAAATCTAAATCATCATGTACTATTAAAATCTCTTGTGATAAAATTCTATAAAAATTTTTAACTGCTAAAACAGATTGTCCACTGATATTCATTGAGGTCATAGGTAATAATAGATATATAATTTTATCATATAAAATCATATGATTTATACAAGCTAAAAGATGCTTTTTCTCTTCAAAAATACGTTTTTTAATAGAACCATTTAATTCAACTAATTTTTTTAGATACCAAGCACCAGCATTATGACGTGTAAAAGTATATTGATTTCCGTAATTTGATAATCCTACAATCAATTTTATAGTCATAATATTATTTTTTTAAATTTTCTACAATAATAAAATTTTGGATCATAAAATAATGAAACGTATCTATTTATCTCTTGGTAGCAATATAGCTAATCCTGAATATCAGATCAACACTGCTCTAAAAGCAATTAGTGATTTACCTAATACTAATTTAATCGCTTCTTCTTCTTGGTATCGTAGTCGTCCAATGGGACCTCAAAATCAACCGGATTTTCTTAATATAGTTGTCATGTTAGATACCTCTCTTAATCCTCAAATTCTACTATATTATATTCAAAAAATTGAAAATCAACAAGGACGTATTAGACAACAACGTTGGGGTCCTCGTTCAATAGATATAGATATTTTATTATTTGGAGAAGATAGAATAAAAAATTCTCGATTAATCATACCACACTATGATATCTATAATCGTTTATTTGTACTATATCCATTGTATGAATTAGATTATCCAATGAATTTATTACAAAAAGAAAAAATAAAAAAGAGATTGATTCAAGATTTTAATACTTTACAATATTGGGATAATATACATAGATTATGTTACTACTAATTAATATTTCATTATTTTATATAATGTTATATTAAAAATAATTTATTTGAAAATATATAGAAAGAGATTTCATATGAAGAAAAGTATTACTATTTCGAATGTGCAAAGTTGGAAACAAAAAAGAAAATTTGC
It encodes:
- the folK gene encoding 2-amino-4-hydroxy-6-hydroxymethyldihydropteridine diphosphokinase — translated: MKRIYLSLGSNIANPEYQINTALKAISDLPNTNLIASSSWYRSRPMGPQNQPDFLNIVVMLDTSLNPQILLYYIQKIENQQGRIRQQRWGPRSIDIDILLFGEDRIKNSRLIIPHYDIYNRLFVLYPLYELDYPMNLLQKEKIKKRLIQDFNTLQYWDNIHRLCYY
- the ychF gene encoding redox-regulated ATPase YchF, translated to MVWKCGIIGLPNVGKSTLFNILTDSYAKVGNFPFCTIHPNIGKIFLFDSRAYEISKIIEVKKIFFSYIEFIDIAGLIKGSAYGQGLGNLFLSKIRENHMICHVVRCFDNQDIIHVNNRIDPLEDINIVNTELLLADIDFCEKIILKIKNTSKNFNKFDNFKLSVLERCLYLFNKGILLNTVKWNKEENLFIQSLNFLTLKPIVYIANIGRISTKKSDQYLNIIKKFTQSIVIPICIEKEQEYSQSRKENLNFFSLISQKKSSLYYLIQSIYTLLKLCTFFTYNNNEVRAWTIPIGTIALQAARLIHSSFEKRFIRAQIINFDDYILCKGKKNARVMGKVRIESKNYTVKDGDIIQFLLSK
- the pth gene encoding aminoacyl-tRNA hydrolase, giving the protein MTIKLIVGLSNYGNQYTFTRHNAGAWYLKKLVELNGSIKKRIFEEKKHLLACINHMILYDKIIYLLLPMTSMNISGQSVLAVKNFYRILSQEILIVHDDLDLLPGIVKLQLGGSHGGHNGLKSIIQYLGYEMNFYRLRIGIGRPDKKNKKNIASFVLGTPLLSEKILIEEAIHRAINCTYILVKDGIEKAMQRLNKKNNYSL